From the Brachybacterium sillae genome, the window TCACGGTGCGGCCGCTGGCGCAGGCGGCGCAGCACAAAGTGGCCCGCGGCGCGGGTCTGTGATGCGCCCGGTCGAGATCGGCGACGGGAAGGGGCTCCCGCCGGGGCAGCGGGCCGACGTCCCCCGCGTGCTGCGCCTGTTCCGCCCGTACCGGGGCACCCTCGCCGCGGTCCTGGCGCTCATCGCCGGGGCGGCCGCGGCCGGGGTGGTCTCCCCGTTCCTGGTGCGGGAGATCGTGGACGTCGCCCTCCCGCAGCAGCGACTCGACGTCCTCCTGTGGTGCGTCGTCGGCCTGATCGCGGTCACCGTGGTGTCGGCGGCGCTGGGGGTCACCCAGGCGATGCTCTCCACCCGCGTCGGGCAGGCCGTGATGCACGACCTGCGGGTCGCCGTGTACGCGCACCTGCAGCGGATGGGGCTGGGGTTCTTCACCCGCACCCGCACGGGTGAGGTCCAGTCACGCATCTTCAGCGACATCGGCTCGATGCAGGCGGTGGTCACCACCGTCATGACGCAGATCGTCTCGTCCGTGGCGGGCATCGCCATGGCACTGGTGGCGATGGTGGCGCTCGATTGGCGCCTCACTCTGTTCTCCCTGGTGGTGCTGCCGTTCGCGGTGTGGATGAACCGTCGCGTGGGGCGGCGCCGTCGCACCATCGTCAAGGCCCGCCAGGAGAAGGCGGCCGATCTCTCCGCCGGGATCCAGGAGTCGCTGTCGGTGTCAGGGATCCTGCTGGGGGCGACGCTCGGCCGCACCGAGGCCCTCACCCGCTCCTTCTCCCGCCAGTCGCGGTCCCTCGCCGATCTGGAGATCTCCTCGGAGATGGCGGGCCGCTGGCAGATGGCGCTGTTCACCACGATCATGGCGACGTTCCCGGCGCTGACGTATCTGCTCGGCGGCCACCTCATGGCCCGCGGTGACAGCGGCATCACCATCGGCACCCTCGTCGCCTTCATCAGCCTGCAGACCGGATTGTTCCCGCAGATCAACGGGCTGCTGCGGGTGGCCACCCAAGTGAATGCATCGCTCGCCCTGTTCACCCGGGTGTTCGAGTACCTCGATGCACCGATCACCATCCTCGAGGCGCCGGACGCCCTGCGGCTGGATCCGATGAGCATCCGCGGTGAGGTGCGGTTCGACCATGTCGGTTTCACGTACCCCGGATCAGAGGCCCCGACCCTCCACGACCTCGACCTGACCATCCCCGCCGGAAGCCACACCGCGATCGTCGGACCCACCGGATCAGGCAAGACCAGCACCGGCTACCTGCTGGCACGTCTGTACGACCCGACGCAGGGGCGGGTACTGCTCGACGGTCACGACCTGCGGGACGTCACCCTGGAGTCGCTCGCGGCATGCGTCGGAGTGGTCACCCAGGAGACGTATCTGCTGCACGCCACGATCCGGGAGAACCTGCTGTTCGCCGCCCCCGACGCCACCCAGGAGGAGCTCGAGCGGGCCTGCCGGATCGCCCAGATCCATGACCACATCGCTGCTCTGCCGGAGGGGTACGACACCGTGGTGGGGGAGCGCGGCTACCGGTTCAGCGGCGGAGAGAAGCAGCGTCTGGCCCTGGCACGGACGATCCTGCGGGACCCACCGGTGCTGCTGCTGGATGAGGCGACGAGCGCGTTGGATGTGCGCACGGAGCAGGCGATGAGCAGCGCGCTGGAGGCGTTGTCGCGGGGTCGCACCACCCTGTCGATCGCGCATCGGCTCTCGACGGTCCGCAGCGCCGACCAGATCCTCGTCCTCGAGCACGGACGGGTGGTGGAGCGCGGCAGCTGGGAGGAGCTGCTCGCCGCCGACGGCGTGTTCGCCCGCATGGTGCGGCAGGACCAGCGGGCGGAGACCGACGGGGACTGACCCAGCGGGGTTCCGGCCGCTTAGCGCGCGGCGCCCTACCGGGTCAGACGTCGATCTCGATCGTCCCGATGCCGCGGGAGACGCAGGTGGTCATCTGGGTCTCACGTTCGTCGTCCATGAGGAACTCGTCCATGTGCTCGACCTCGCCGGAGACCAGCGGCACCACGCAGGTGCCGCACACACCGCCCTCGCAGGAGTAGTCCATGGGGATGCCGGCGTCGAGCAGCGCCTGCAGCAGCGTCTGCCCCTCGGCGACCTCGATGGTCTTGCCGGACTTGAGGGTCTTCACGGTGAAGGGCTCGCCGAACAGCGACACGGGCTGTGCTCCTTAGCTGGACTGGGATGACGGAAGCGTCCGGAGACGATCCGGTGCGTCGACCATGGTGGCACACCGACGCCGGCGGCTCCCACCTGTGAATCCCGTCCAGTGGTCCCGCCTGCGGCTCGCGCCGGTCACCTCAGCGTGCGGCAGTCCCACTCGGCCGACTCACTGCGGCACTTATCGGGCAGGCAGCGGTCGATGCGGGCGCCTGGACAGGCCCCCGGGTCGTACACTGGCCGCATCGGCATCGACCCGGCCATCACCGGTGAGCCGCGGGAAGAACCGGATCGTCGCGCCCCCGAGGGCACGGCGGTCCCCAGTAGAACCCGCCGGGACCAGCCCGTCACAGCTGAGGAACGAGGGGATGCCCCGACTGGTCTTGCACCGGTGGGGGTGTCAACCGAGGTGGTACCGCGCCCCGTGGGGCGTCCTCGGACGCAGTGAGTCCGTACCCACCTCGTCAGGAAGCCGTTCCCATGCCCTACCCGGTCGACGGATCCCCGCTCGTCCCCTCCCCGAACCTCCCGGAGCTGGAGCAGCGCGTTCTCGAGTTCTGGCGCCGCGACGACACCTTCCGTGCCAGCATCGCCCAGCGGGAGGGTGCCGAGGAGTTCACCTTCTACGACGGCCCGCCCTTCGCCAATGGTCTGCCGCACTACGGCCACCTCCTCACCGGGTACGTCAAGGACGTCATCCCCCGGTTCCGCACCATGGCCGGGCAGAAAGTGGACCGTGTCTTCGGCTGGGATACCCATGGCCTGCCCGCGGAGCTTGAGGCCATGAGCGAGCTCGGGCTCACCGAGAAGCAGGAGATCGAGGAGATGGGGGTGCAGGCGTTCAACCACGCTGCCCGTTCCTCGGTCATGAAGTACGCCACCGAGTGGGAGGACTACGTCACCCGCCAGGCCCGCTGGGTCGACTTCGAGGGTGGCTATCGCACCTACGACACCGATTACATGGAGTCCGTGCTGTGGGCGTTCAAGACCCTGTACGACAAGGGCCGCGCCTACGAGGGCTACAAGGTGCTGCCGTACTGCTGGAACGACCAGACGCCGCTGTCCGCGCACGAGCTGCGGATGGACGATGACGTGTACCAGGACCGGCAGGACCGCACCGTCGTGGTGACCTTCCCGTTGCAGGGGGAGAAGGCCCAGCAGCTGGGGCTCGACGGGGTGCGGGCACTGGCGTGGACGACCACCCCGTGGACCCTCCCGACGAACTTCTCCCTGGCCGTCGGCCCCGAGGTGCAGTACGTGGTGGTGCCGGCCGGCCCGCGGGGTGCAGCCGACGGCGCCGCCGCGGGGGAGGCCTCCTACCTGCTGGCGGAGGACCTCGCCGGATCGTTCGCGAAGGAACTCGGGTACGAGGATGCCGAGGCGGTGACCGCCGCGGCCACGCAGCGGATCGTCGGTGCCGATCTCGAGTACGTGCACTACCGGCCGCTGTGGGACGTGTACGCCGCCGACCCCGCCCGCTGGGGGCTCGAGAACGCCTGGATCATCACCGTCGCCGACTACGTCTCCACCGGCGACGGCACCGGCGTGGTCCACCAGGCCACCGCCTATGGTGAGGACGACCAGGTCGTCAACGCCCGCTACGGCATCCCCGTGGTGGTGAGCGTGGATGACGGCGCCTGCTTCCTGGATCTGTTCCGCGGCACCGAGCTTGACGAGATCGCCGGGGTGCAGGTGTTCGACGCCAACGGGCCGATCATCCGCAACCTCTCCCGCTCCGCCCGTCTGTTCCGGGAATCCAGCTACGTGCACTCCTACCCGCACTGCTGGCGCTGCCGGAAGCCGCTGATCTACAAGGCCGTCTCCAGCTGGTTCGTCAAGGTCGCCGACCAGCGCGAGCGGATGCTCGAGCTGAACGAGCAGATCACCTGGATGCCGGAGAACGTCAAACACGGTCAGTTCGGCACCTGGCTGGAGGGCGCCCGCGACTGGGCGATCTCCCGCAACCGCTACTGGGGCACCCCGATCCCCGTGTGGAAGAGCGACGACCCGAACCACCCGCGCATCGAGGTCTACGGCTCGCTCGCGGAGATCGAGGAGGCCTTCGGGCAGTTGCCGCGCGATGAGCACGGGAACGTCGACCTGCACCGCCCGTACATCGATCAGCTCACCCGTCCGAACCCCGACGACCCCACCGGCCGCAGCCGCATGGTGCGGGTCCCGGAGATCCTCGACGTGTGGTTCGACTCGGGTTCCATGCCGTTCGCGCAGGTGCACTACCCCTTCGAGAACCGCGACTGGTTCGAGCAGCACAACCCGGCGGACTTCATCGTCGAGTACATCGGGCAAACCCGCGGCTGGTTCTACGTGATGCACGTGCTGGCGACGGCCCTGTTCGACCGCCCGGCGTTCTCCAGCGTCATCTGCCACGGCATCGTGCTGGGCAACGACGGGTTCAAGGCCTCGAAGTCCCGCCGCAACTACCCGGATCCGCAGCAGATGTTCGACACCTACGGTTCGGACGCGGTGCGGTGGTTCCAGATGAGCTCGCCGATCCTGCGCGGCGGCAACCTGATCGTCGACGAGCCGCGCATCCGAGATGCGGTGCGGCAGACGGTGTTGCCGCTGTGGAACGTGTGGTACTTCCTGGCGCTGTACGCGAACGCCGCCGGGCCCAAGGACGACGACGGCACACCCCTCGGGTATGTCGGCGCCCCTCGCTATGAGGCGCAGGACGTCATGGACCGGTATGTGCTGGCACGCACCGGGATCCTGGTGCGCGAGACCCGCCAGCTGCTGGAGGACCTCGACATTGTCGGGGCGACCGAGCGGATCCAGGCGCACCTGGACATGCTCACCAACTGGTACGTGCGCCGCTCCCGGGACCGCTTCTGGGAGGGCGACGCCCAGGCCATCGACGTGCTCTCCACCGTGCTGGAGACGACGCTGCGGGTGGTGGCGCCGCTGCTGCCGATGGTGTCCGAGGAGATCTGGAAGCAGCTGACGGGGGAGCGGTCCGTGCATCTGACGGACTGGCCCGACGCCGACCTGTTCCCGGTCGACGACGATCTGCTCACCGCGATGGAGGAGACCCGGGAGATCGCCTCCGCCGGCAACGCGCTGCGCAAGAAGGAGGGCATCCGCGCCCGACAGCCGCTGTCCACCCTCACCGTGGTGCATTCCGATGTGGCCCGGCTGGAGCCCTTCACCGCGATCATCGCCGACGAGCTCAACGTGAAGCAGGTGCGGCTGCTGGACGTCTCCGGGGACGAGGCCCGCTCCCTCGGTGTGGAGCAGCGGCTCGCGGTCAACGCCCGCGCCGCCGGTCCCCGCCTGGGCAAGCAGGTGCAGCAGGCCATCAAGGGTGCGAAGTCCGGCGACTGGTCGGTCGCGGAGGACGGCACCGTCACCGCCGGTGGTCTGGAACTGCAGGACGGCGAATACACCCTGGATCTGGTGGCCGGGGATGCGGTCCCGGAGGGCACCGCCATCGGTGTGCTGCGCGGCGGTGACTTCCTGGTGTTGGAGACGCGTCTGACTCCGGAGCTGGAGGCCGAGGGCACCGCGCGAGATGTGGTCCGGGCGATCCAGTCGGCCCGCCGCGACGCCGGTCTGGACGTCTCCGACCGCATCCACCTCACCGTCGAGGGTGACGAACCGGTGGTGCAGGCGGTGCGCAC encodes:
- the ileS gene encoding isoleucine--tRNA ligase; the protein is MPYPVDGSPLVPSPNLPELEQRVLEFWRRDDTFRASIAQREGAEEFTFYDGPPFANGLPHYGHLLTGYVKDVIPRFRTMAGQKVDRVFGWDTHGLPAELEAMSELGLTEKQEIEEMGVQAFNHAARSSVMKYATEWEDYVTRQARWVDFEGGYRTYDTDYMESVLWAFKTLYDKGRAYEGYKVLPYCWNDQTPLSAHELRMDDDVYQDRQDRTVVVTFPLQGEKAQQLGLDGVRALAWTTTPWTLPTNFSLAVGPEVQYVVVPAGPRGAADGAAAGEASYLLAEDLAGSFAKELGYEDAEAVTAAATQRIVGADLEYVHYRPLWDVYAADPARWGLENAWIITVADYVSTGDGTGVVHQATAYGEDDQVVNARYGIPVVVSVDDGACFLDLFRGTELDEIAGVQVFDANGPIIRNLSRSARLFRESSYVHSYPHCWRCRKPLIYKAVSSWFVKVADQRERMLELNEQITWMPENVKHGQFGTWLEGARDWAISRNRYWGTPIPVWKSDDPNHPRIEVYGSLAEIEEAFGQLPRDEHGNVDLHRPYIDQLTRPNPDDPTGRSRMVRVPEILDVWFDSGSMPFAQVHYPFENRDWFEQHNPADFIVEYIGQTRGWFYVMHVLATALFDRPAFSSVICHGIVLGNDGFKASKSRRNYPDPQQMFDTYGSDAVRWFQMSSPILRGGNLIVDEPRIRDAVRQTVLPLWNVWYFLALYANAAGPKDDDGTPLGYVGAPRYEAQDVMDRYVLARTGILVRETRQLLEDLDIVGATERIQAHLDMLTNWYVRRSRDRFWEGDAQAIDVLSTVLETTLRVVAPLLPMVSEEIWKQLTGERSVHLTDWPDADLFPVDDDLLTAMEETREIASAGNALRKKEGIRARQPLSTLTVVHSDVARLEPFTAIIADELNVKQVRLLDVSGDEARSLGVEQRLAVNARAAGPRLGKQVQQAIKGAKSGDWSVAEDGTVTAGGLELQDGEYTLDLVAGDAVPEGTAIGVLRGGDFLVLETRLTPELEAEGTARDVVRAIQSARRDAGLDVSDRIHLTVEGDEPVVQAVRTHQAMVAGEVLAVDVTIGPAPAGAHTATEKVTGGSVTVSVTRA
- a CDS encoding 2Fe-2S iron-sulfur cluster-binding protein; this encodes MSLFGEPFTVKTLKSGKTIEVAEGQTLLQALLDAGIPMDYSCEGGVCGTCVVPLVSGEVEHMDEFLMDDERETQMTTCVSRGIGTIEIDV
- a CDS encoding ABC transporter ATP-binding protein; translated protein: MRPVEIGDGKGLPPGQRADVPRVLRLFRPYRGTLAAVLALIAGAAAAGVVSPFLVREIVDVALPQQRLDVLLWCVVGLIAVTVVSAALGVTQAMLSTRVGQAVMHDLRVAVYAHLQRMGLGFFTRTRTGEVQSRIFSDIGSMQAVVTTVMTQIVSSVAGIAMALVAMVALDWRLTLFSLVVLPFAVWMNRRVGRRRRTIVKARQEKAADLSAGIQESLSVSGILLGATLGRTEALTRSFSRQSRSLADLEISSEMAGRWQMALFTTIMATFPALTYLLGGHLMARGDSGITIGTLVAFISLQTGLFPQINGLLRVATQVNASLALFTRVFEYLDAPITILEAPDALRLDPMSIRGEVRFDHVGFTYPGSEAPTLHDLDLTIPAGSHTAIVGPTGSGKTSTGYLLARLYDPTQGRVLLDGHDLRDVTLESLAACVGVVTQETYLLHATIRENLLFAAPDATQEELERACRIAQIHDHIAALPEGYDTVVGERGYRFSGGEKQRLALARTILRDPPVLLLDEATSALDVRTEQAMSSALEALSRGRTTLSIAHRLSTVRSADQILVLEHGRVVERGSWEELLAADGVFARMVRQDQRAETDGD